The Longimicrobiales bacterium genome includes the window CTCTTCGTCCCGGCCGGCACGCCCCCTCACAAGCGCGACAGACCGTTGAGCCCGGCGGCGGCGCGCCTGGCCATGGTCCAGGCCGCGACCGCGCGCAATGATCGCTTCGCCGTGGACCCCTGGGAGCTGGAGCAGTCCGGTCCATCCTGGACGCTCGAGACCCTCCGCCACCTGCGCACACAGCATCCGGATGCGGAGCTGTGGCTGCTGATCGGCGCGGACCAGTGGGCGGAGTTCAGCACCTGGAGAGGACCGGAGGAGATCCTGTCCCTGGCATCTGTCGGGGTCATTCGGAGGGCTGGAGAACTGCATTCAACCACGGAGAGCACCGGGGACACAGAGCAACATCAGGGAGGCAGCCCCTCCGCTGCAGATGCTCTGTGTGCTCAGTGTCCTCCGTGGTTGAAAAAAGAAGTGGAACAGGGCCGTGTCATCTCCGTAAACGCCACGCGCATCGACATTTCCTCGAGCGAGGTGCGGCGGCGGGTGGGGGTGGGCGAGTCGATCCGCTACCTGGTGCCGGACCCTGTAGTCGAGATCATCTTTCGCGAGCAGCTCTACCGTTGAACGCGTCGCGGCGGGGCGGGTATGACCAAGGTTCCGCGCATGCTGCGCCGGATGAGCTGGCGAGGACGGCTGCGTGTGCCGCCGTTCCGACCGCAGACACTGACTGACGTCCAATGATCAAGTCGATTTTCAACAAGATCCTGGGTGACCGACACGAGCGGGAAGCCAAGAAGCTGACCCCGCTGGTGGACGAGATCAATTCCTGGGCGGACCGCCTCTCGGAGCTGCCGGAGGAGGAGTTCCAGCAGCAGACCGAAAAGCTGCGTGCGATCGTGCGGGAGCGCACCGCGGAGCTGGAAGCCGAGGTGGCGGAGCTGCGCGAGACCAAGCGGCAGACCGAGGAGGCGGTGGAGCGCGAGCGGCTGCAGGCTCGCATCGTAGCGGCGGAGGACGCGCTCAAGGCGCGGCTGCAGGAGGCGCTCGACGAGATCCTGCCGGAAGCGTACGGCACGGTGAAGGAGGCCTGCCGCCGGCTGCTCGGCCGGGAGATCACGGTCACGGGCCAGACCATGACGTGGGACATGGTCCCGTACGACGTGCAGCTCATCGGCGGCATCGCGCTGCACCGCGGCAAGGTCGCGGAGATGGCGACGGGTGAAGGCAAGACGCTGGTCGCGACCATGCCGATCTACCTGAACGCGCTGGCCGGTCGCGGCGTGCACCTGGTCACGGTGAACCCGTACCTGGCGCAGCG containing:
- the nadD gene encoding nicotinate-nucleotide adenylyltransferase → MRLGIFGGTFDPPHLGHLIVAQDAALALALDRVLFVPAGTPPHKRDRPLSPAAARLAMVQAATARNDRFAVDPWELEQSGPSWTLETLRHLRTQHPDAELWLLIGADQWAEFSTWRGPEEILSLASVGVIRRAGELHSTTESTGDTEQHQGGSPSAADALCAQCPPWLKKEVEQGRVISVNATRIDISSSEVRRRVGVGESIRYLVPDPVVEIIFREQLYR